A stretch of the Lactuca sativa cultivar Salinas chromosome 9, Lsat_Salinas_v11, whole genome shotgun sequence genome encodes the following:
- the LOC111885537 gene encoding pentatricopeptide repeat-containing protein At3g07290, mitochondrial, which produces MLISTSKLRSLSVKHNRTLCHVFQFTQKPANNDNLDHIANLLKQPNWEHNIYLKSLASHMSPESACKVISFHNENVALCVRFFKWVCKQSTYCYSMDSRIHLSNLIMRGNYFGVLHKVIVVLIKDCSNTVNEAFRLIRVLDDMRKFGFRISYPCYSTLLMCLSKLQMGLSAFSVYKRMVNDGFILGSIDYNTLINALCKNGFVRGAEMFVSRIVKLGFNIDVHISTSLVLGYCRIGDLKEAFQVFDVMSKRDGCGANEVTFTILIHGLCEAGKLTEAFALKEKMVMNGCHPTTRTYTVLIKAICDLGSTDKAMYLLDEMLKKGSNSNAHTYTILINGLCMEGKIEEANSMFRKMIKDGLIPGTITYNALINGYCKQERVVSAFELLAMMEKRNSRPNIRTFNELMEGLCRIGKPYKAMALLRKIVENDLRPETLTYNILVDGFCKEGQLGMAFRILNSMDSLHLESDGFAYTTLIDQLSKEGKVDQANGILGLMMKKGVILDEVTFTVLIDGYCKNGKTENAVLLFNRMVKHLTLTSPHIFNSLIDAFNKDTKVGYSNAIFGKMLKCGVTPSVVTYTILIDGYLREGNFDQSLKVFESMKLCNCPPNVYTFTIFIDSLCQNGRMDEGLKLLETMCDTGVSPNVVTYTILIKAYVKSGELDHAFGILNDMVKDKCPPNFETFSSLLEGLVISNSGKTKNKNASFTVFKEMNATHSVEFLQKAKKHGVGESDVNSFLIMGLYKVGRIVEGYELAQEMVKNGYFPDITSCSQILEHLCHQGKYDDCVVWMKMMFDHGPMPSFESCCSLFHGLRKEGKIREMQDLMSDLLWKAGVEEKDGVLSYMESLLNCDEHDACLELLKVVEELNHQERPII; this is translated from the coding sequence ATGTTGATTTCTACAAGCAAACTTCGAAGCCTCTCCGTCAAACACAATCGAACGCTTTGCCATGTTTTTCAGTTCACCCAGAAACCCGCAAACAATGACAACCTTGATCACATAGCAAATCTTCTGAAACAACCGAATTGGGAACATAACATATATCTTAAATCACTTGCTTCCCACATGAGTCCTGAATCAGCGTGTAAGGTCATCTCCTTTCACAACGAGAACGTCGCACTCTGCGTCCGATTTTTCAAATGGGTGTGTAAACAGTCAACTTATTGTTACAGTATGGATAGTAGAATCCATCTTTCGAATTTAATTATGCGTGGTAATTATTTTGGGGTTTTACACAAGGTGATCGTTGTCTTGATCAAAGATTGTAGTAATACTGTAAATGAGGCTTTTAGATTAATTAGAGTTCTTGATGATATGAGGAAATTTGGTTTCAGGATTAGTTACCCTTGTTATAGTActcttttgatgtgtttaagtaaGCTACAAATGGGCTTATCAGCCTTTTCAGTTTATAAAAGAATGGTGAATGATGGGTTCATTTTAGGTTCCATAGATTACAACACACTGATAAACGCTTTGTGCAAGAATGGGTTTGTACGAGGTGCGGAAATGTTTGTTTCAAGAATTGTGAAACTTGGGTTTAATATAGATGTTCATATTTCAACTTCTTTAGTATTAGGCTATTGCAGGATAGGCGATCTTAAAGAGGCCTTCCAAGTGTTTGATGTAATGTCAAAAAGAGATGGATGTGGGGCAAATGAGGTAACTTTCACGATACTGATTCATGGTCTATGTGAAGCAGGTAAGCTCACAGAAGCATTTGCATTAAAGGAAAAAATGGTCATGAATGGATGCCATCCAACTACGCGTACATATACTGTTCTCATTAAAGCAATTTGTGACTTAGGTTCTACTGATAAAGCTATGTATTTACTTGATGAGATGCTCAAGAAAGGAAGTAACTCTAATGCTCATACTTACACAATATTGATCAATGGATTATGCATGGAAGGTAAAATTGAAGAGGCAAATTCAATGTTTAGAAAAATGATCAAAGATGGATTAATTCCAGGCACGATTACTTACAATGCACTCATCAATGGTTATTGTAAACAAGAAAGAGTTGTTTCTGCTTTTGAGCTTCTTGCCATGATGGAAAAAAGAAACAGTAGGCCAAATATTCGCACCTTTAATGAACTTATGGAAGGTTTATGTAGAATTGGTAAGCCTTACAAAGCCATGGCATTATTGAGAAAGATAGTTGAGAATGATTTAAGACCCGAGACACTAACTTATAACATATTGGTTGATGGGTTTTGTAAAGAAGGCCAACTTGGTATGGCTTTTAGGATTCTAAACTCCATGGATTCACTTCACCTTGAATCTGATGGATTTGCATATACAACACTCATAGATCAGCTTTCCAAAGAAGGAAAAGTGGATCAAGCAAATGGGATCTTGGGTTTAATGATGAAAAAGGGTGTAATTCTTGATGAAGTCACATTTACTGTTCTTATCGATGGGTATTGCAAGAATGGTAAAACAGAAAATGCAGTTTTGCTTTTTAATCGAATGGTCAAACATCTTACTTTGACCAGCCCTCATATCTTCAACTCACTGATTGATGCTTTTAATAAAGATACAAAGGTGGGCTATTCGAATGCAATTTTTGGGAAGATGTTGAAATGTGGTGTGACTCCTTCTGTGGTGACTTACACAATTCTAATTGATGGGTATTTAAGGGAAGGTAATTTTGATCAATCTTTAAAAGTTTTTGAATCAATGAAACTTTGTAATTGTCCTCCAAATGTCTACACATTCACGATTTTCATCGATTCATTATGTCAAAATGGTAGAATGGATGAAGGATTGAAGCTTCTTGAAACTATGTGTGATACGGGTGTATCTCCAAATGTCGTTACTTATACTATATTGATTAAAGCTTATGTTAAATCGGGTGAGTTGGATCATGCATTTGGAATCTTGAATGATATGGTAAAAGACAAGTGTCCACCAAACTTTGAGACTTTTTCTTCATTGCTTGAAGGATTAGTTATCTCCAACAGTggtaaaactaaaaataaaaatgctTCTTTTACTGTGTTTAAAGAAATGAATGCTACTCATAGTGTTGAGTTTTTACAAAAGGCCAAGAAACATGGTGTTGGTGAATCGGATGTTAATAGTTTCTTGATCATGGGGTTGTATAAAGTGGGACGAATAGTTGAAGGCTATGAATTGGCTCAAGAAATGGTGAAAAATGGCTACTTTCCTGACATTACTTCATGTTCTCAGATTCTTGAACACTTGTGTCACCAAGGGAAATATGATGATTGTGTAGTGTGGATGAAGATGATGTTTGATCATGGGCCTATGCCATCTTTTGAATCATGTTGTTCTTTATTTCATGGTCTTCGAAAGGAAGGAAAGATTCGTGAAATGCAAGATTTGATGTCTGATCTTTTGTGGAAAGCTGGTGTTGAGGAGAAAGATGGAGTTTTATCATACATGGAATCTTTGTTAAATTGTGATGAACATGATGCATGTCTTGAGCTTCTAAAAGTTGTTGAAGAACTTAACCATCAAGAGAGACCAATAATCTAA
- the LOC111885556 gene encoding uncharacterized protein LOC111885556 — MHGGNYLKPIVVALVFVIFSQVIPNPLLTKDEEWFTLDSVVKTWLYGTLTQSLLNMILTKNSTSHTVWLSLENLFRDNKDARAIELDSELRSMTLGDLSIAQYCQRMKSISDLLVNIDNPIPEKTLVAHLLNGLSPQYEHIATLLRHRDPLPTFLQARSKLLVEEQMFKNSRPPQASHSDYPSSSYVLLAGNNNRNSSTSSSGNRRPNQQRRHGSHNTEQQQRRQPPVASSASHQSQQLPWHIYSFE; from the coding sequence ATGCATGGCGGGAATTATTTGAAACCCATTGTCGTGGCTTTGGTGTTCGTGATTTTCTCACAGGTGATTCCAAACCCACTTCTGACAAAAGATGAAGAATGGTTCACTCTTGATTCTGTGGTTAAAACGTGGCTCTATGGCACCCTCACACAATCCCTTCTCAACATGATTCTCACAAAGAACTCCACATCCCATACGGTTTGGCTAAGTCTTGAAAATCTCTTCCGAGATAACAAGGACGCCAGAGCAATTGAACTTGACAGTGAACTAAGAAGCATGACACTAGGCGATCTTTCCATTGCTCAATATTGCCAACGAATGAAGTCCATATCAGATCTCTTGGTGAATATTGACAACCCTATACCCGAGAAAACACTCGTTGCTCATCTTCTCAATGGTCTCTCTCCTCAATATGAACACATTGCCACCCTCCTACGCCACCGAGATCCTCTACCCACTTTTCTTCAAGCTCGCTCAAAACTTTTGGTTGAAGAACAAATGTTCAAGAATTCTCGCCCTCCTCAAGCATCCCACTCGGACTACCCATCATCCTCATATGTTCTACTTGCTGGTAACAACAACCGCAACAGCTCCACCTCATCCAGTGGAAATCGCCGCCCCAACCAGCAGCGACGCCATGGCAGCCACAACACCGAGCAGCAGCAACGCCGCCAGCCTCCTGTTGCGTCTTCTGCAAGTCATCAGTCACAACAGCTGCCTTGGCATATTTATTCTTTTGAGTAA
- the LOC111885540 gene encoding peptidyl-prolyl cis-trans isomerase FKBP15-1: MANLSLTSAMKGCSVLLLLIAATLVSAKKSGDVTELQIGVKFKPASCEIQAHKGDRVKVHYRGKLTDGTVFDSSFERGDPIEFELGTGQVIKGWDQGLLGMCVGEKRKLKIPSKLGYGDQGSPPTIPGGATLIFDTELIAVNDKGSDGGDTNNNSEL, translated from the exons ATGGCGAATTTGAGTCTGACCTCTGCAATGAAGGGATGCTCTGTGTTGCTTCTGCTAATTGCCGCCACACTTG TTTCGGCAAAGAAGTCCGGTGATGTCACGGAGTTACAGATCGGCGTCAAG ttCAAACCAGCATCTTGTGAAATCCAAGCACACAAAGGTGATAGGGTGAAAGTTCATTATCGG GGGAAACTTACTGATGGAACTGTTTTCGATTCCAGCTTTGAAAGGGGTGACCCAATTGAATTCGAACTTGGTACTGGTCAGGTGATAAAAG GATGGGATCAGGGACTATTGGGAATGTGTGTTGGGGAGAAGCGTAAGTTGAAGATACCTTCAAAGCTGGGTTATGGAGACCAGGGTTCACCACCTACTATCCCAG GTGGGGCTACACTTATATTTGATACGGAGCTTATTGCTGTCAATGATAAAGGATCAGATGGAGGAGACACCAATAACAACAGTGAGCTATGA
- the LOC111885539 gene encoding UDP-glycosyltransferase 79A2, producing the protein MSTDENSTNELHLVMFPFLAYGHISPFVQLSNKLSSYSGIRISFLAASANVRRIETMLNRTAATQIIPLTLPHVDGLPEGVENTADTSPATVELLKVALDLMQPQIKNLLTHLKPHIVIFDFAQSWLPPIATELGIKSVCFSVFLGIAIAFVTACIGRNIPPTIEEVKNRPPGFPGTIGLRTFEASDFLYIFTSFHGTPSVFDRLIKCFNGCDAILMKSCTEMEGPYLDYITKQVNKPLLLIGPVVPEPHSGELDRTWTNWLTHFPARSVIYCSFGSETFLTDDQITELALGLELTGLPFFLVLNFPANLDSSVELRRTLPLGFMERVKGKGVVHSGWVQQRHILAHESVGCYVCHAGFSSVIEALVNDCQLVMLPLKGDQFMNSKLMAMDWKVGVEVNRRDEDGYFEKEDVLEAVKSVMIETEKEPAISIRENHKKWKCFLQNDEIQNKYITDLVRDLKTL; encoded by the coding sequence ATGTCAACTGATGAAAACAGTACTAATGAGCTCCACTTAGTGATGTTTCCTTTTCTGGCTTATGGTCACATAAGTCCCTTTGTACAGCTCTCCAATAAGTTATCCTCTTATTCTGGTATCAGGATTTCCTTCTTGGCTGCTTCCGCCAATGTCCGGCGTATAGAAACCATGCTCAACCGCACCGCCGCCACTCAAATCATCCCTCTCACTCTCCCTCATGTCGACGGCCTCCCTGAAGGGGTGGAGAACACCGCGGACACCTCCCCAGCCACCGTTGAACTCCTCAAAGTCGCCTTAGACCTCATGCAACCCCAGATCAAGAACTTACTTACACATCTCAAACCTCATATCGTAATCTTCGACTTTGCGCAATCGTGGCTGCCACCAATAGCGACTGAGCTCGGCATCAAATCCGTCTGTTTCTCGGTTTTTTTGGGGATCGCCATCGCGTTTGTCACCGCCTGTATCGGCCGGAATATACCACCGACTATAGAAGAAGTCAAGAATCGTCCACCGGGGTTCCCGGGAACCATCGGTCTCAGAACTTTTGAGGCTTCGGATTTTCTTTACATCTTCACGAGCTTCCATGGCACACCAAGCGTATTTGACCGTTTGATAAAATGCTTTAATGGATGCGACGCTATACTCATGAAGTCATGTACAGAAATGGAAGGACCATACCTAGATTATATAACCAAACAGGTCAACAAACCACTTCTTCTAATCGGTCCGGTGGTTCCCGAGCCACATTCCGGCGAACTGGACCGGACGTGGACCAACTGGTTGACCCACTTCCCGGCCAGATCCGTAATCTACTGCTCTTTCGGCAGTGAAACTTTTCTAACAGATGATCAGATAACAGAATTAGCTTTAGGGTTAGAACTCACCGGTCTTCCATTCTTCCTGGTGTTGAATTTTCCGGCGAATCTCGACAGCTCTGTGGAACTGAGAAGAACCCTACCTCTTGGGTTCATGGAGAGGGTGAAGGGTAAAGGGGTGGTGCATTCAGGGTGGGTGCAACAACGACATATTCTTGCTCACGAAAGTGTTGGGTGCTATGTCTGTCATGCTGGTTTCAGCTCTGTTATCGAAGCTCTGGTAAACGACTGTCAGTTGGTGATGCTGCCATTGAAGGGTGACCAGTTCATGAACTCTAAGTTAATGGCGATGGATTGGAAGGTAGGAGTTGAGGTAAATAGGAGAGACGAAGATGGGTATTTTGAGAAAGAAGATGTGTTGGAAGCTGTGAAGAGTGTTATGATAGAGACTGAAAAAGAACCAGCGATATCGATAAGAGAAAATCACAAGAAATGGAAGTGTTTTTTGCAGAATGATGAGATACAAAATAAGTATATCACAGATTTGGTTAGGGATTTGAAGACGCTTTAG
- the LOC111885525 gene encoding uncharacterized protein LOC111885525, producing MGGDTISLPDSSIDDEDLSSINQQFLDRLSVIPTSRPGGLKAKTTDENESVFTESDATSFRDSYNTLKSKENETRTHSVYAQVLKNYDELKHRALNIEVAKSKILSYTPGSWVENVGGMTMNDYNLPKTTTLLLIGPKGSGKSSLINRISRVFEDDKFAPERAQVTYNSSIGNGTSFLHEYMIPRNSTSFCLYDTQSFSNDLSENLEMIKHWMTKGVSHNELVKSPTSNAKMKDKFVSYERRKVNFVIFVVNGLSILKCLDSNGADTQYTEMVSKVFSSPFLSFKDHKPAIAITHGDLLTLSERARVCVHLGELLGVHPSKQTFDIPDNNEVTTELTIVDLLRYALEHADRNLPFKSQPRINKGCRIQIWACSVLILALGVFYFTVHLHGFHSEKVQEESVHKPDLEMKKVNTESVLKPNLEVKEVCRGRKSKSESRKERKKGRVREPSVEIDWAKIRHIW from the exons ATGGGCGGTGATACAATTTCTCTTCCGGATTCCTCCATCGACGATGAAGACCTATCCTCCATCAACCAGCAATTCCTTGATCGTTTGAGCGTAATACCCACTTCAAG GCCAGGTGGTTTGAAAGCCAAAACAACGGACGAGAACGAATCCGTGTTTACAGAATCTGATGCTACGAGCTTCCGAGATTCTTATAACACTTTGAAGAGCAAAGAAAATGAAACAAGAACGCACAGTGTCTACGCACAAGTTCTTAAGAATTACGATGAATTGAAGCACCGGGCTTTGAATATCGAGGTGGCTAAAAGTAAAATTTTGAG CTATACCCCTGGATCATGGGTAGAAAACGTAGGAGGGATGACCATGAATGACTACAACTTGCCAAAAACAACAACACTTCTATTAATCGGCCCAAAAGGATCTGGGAAAAGTAGTCTCATCAACAGAATCTCAAGGGTTTTTGAAGATGACAAATTTGCACCAGAAAGAGCCCAAGTCACAT ATAATTCATCCATTGGAAATGGAACTTCCTTCCTCCACGAATACATGATACCAAGAAATTCAACTTCTTTCTGCCTGTATGACACTCAAAGCTTTTCAAATGATTTATCTGAAAATTTGGAGATGATCAAACACTGGATGACAAAAGGTGTTTCTCACAATGAACTGGTGAAAAG CCCAACTTCAAACGCCAAAATGAAGGATAAATTCGTCTCTTATGAAAGAAGGAAAGTCAACTTTGTTATATTTGTGGTCAACGGGCTTTCAATTCTGAAATGTTTAGACAGCAATGGAGCAGACACACAGTATACAGAAATGGTTTCTAAAGTTTTCAGTTCACCATTTTTGTCTTTCAAAG ATCATAAACCTGCTATTGCAATTACACATGGAGATCTACTTACATTATCTGAACGTGCACgtgtttgtgttcatcttggagagCTTCTTGGTGTTCATCCAAGTAAACAAACATTTGACATTCCAGATAACAATGAAGTCACAACTGAGTTGACTATTGTTGACTTGCTGCGTTATGCTCTTGAGCATGCAGATAGAAACCTTCCTTTCAAATCCCAACCTCGAATCAACAAG GGTTGTAGGATTCAGATATGGGCTTGTTCAGTACTGATATTAGCTCTGGGAGTGTTCTATTTCACAGTTCATCTTCATGGGTTTCATTCTGAAAAAGTTCAAGAAGAAAGTGTTCATAAACCAGATCTTGAAATGAAGAAAGTTAACACAGAAAGTGTTCTTAAACCAAATCTGGAAGTAAAGGAAGTTTGTAGGGGTAGGAAATCTAAATCTGAATCaagaaaagagagaaagaagGGAAGGGTTCGTGAACCAAGTGTGGAGATAGATTGGGCGAAGATTCGTCACATTTGGTAG
- the LOC111885591 gene encoding GTP cyclohydrolase 1, translated as MGALHDCHYDLGLENGINLGGCVELDFEQDPQTVVIEDAVKVLLEGLGEDINREGIRKTPLRVAKALREGTRGYNQKVKDVIQGALFPEVGVENGVGQAGGAGGLVLVRDLDLFSYCESCLLPFQVKCHVGYIPSGQRVVGLSKLSRVADIFAKRLQDPQRLADEICLALQHWIKPTGAAVVLHCSHIHFPSFAPGCLDSDHSKWVKVVVGSGSGSFEKDDSAMWVDFLGLLRHKDINLETIHSRTKASCWCPSRSLKTGPSKSGMVAAVGSIIQSLGQDPCRKELMGTPNRFVKWLMSFKDSNLEMELSEFNGIPLRTIGRVNYKEHIKSELNLSLWSLCEHHLLPFYGLVHIGYMSDEEVNPKGKSLLQSIVHFYGFKLQVQERLTRQIAETVAPLLGGDLMVVVEANHTCMISRGIEKFGSNTATIAVLGRFSNDPAARSKFLQSIPSYSL; from the exons ATGGGAGCTTTGCATGATTGTCATTACGATTTGGGGCTAGAGAATGGGATAAACCTCGGTGGGTGTGTTGAGCTTGATTTTGAGCAAGACCCACAGACTGTAGTCATTGAAGATGCTGTCAAAGTTTTGCTAGAGGGCTTGGGTGAAGACATCAATAGAGAAGGGATTAGGAAAACCCCTCTTCGTGTTGCCAAAGCTCTTCGCGAAGGGACCAGAG GCTACAATCAGAAGGTGAAAGACGTAATCCAAGGTGCATTATTTCCTGAAGTAGGAGTCGAAAATGGAGTTGGTCAAGCTGGAGGAGCTGGTGGGCTTGTTCTTGTTAGAGATCTTGATCTGTTTTCAtattgtgaatcttgtttactccCATTCCAAGTCAAATGCCACGTAGGCTATATTCCATCTGGTCAACGTGTTGTGGGCCTTAGCAAACTCTCAAGGGTCGCCGACATCTTTGCAAAAAGACTCCAAGATCCACAACGTTTAGCAGATGAAATCTGTTTAGCTCTACAACATTGGATCAAACCAACTGGTGCTGCTGTCGTTCTTCACTGCTCACATATTCACTTTCCCAGTTTTGCCCCTGGGTGTCTCGACTCTGATCACTCAAAATGGGTCAAGGTTGTAGTCGGGTCTGGTTCAGGTTCTTTTGAAAAAGACGATTCTGCCATGTGGGTTGACTTTTTGGGTCTTCTAAGACATAAAGACATCAATCTTGAAACCATTCATTCAAGAACTAAAGCTTCTTGTTGGTGTCCTTCAAGATCTTTAAAAACTGGACCTTCAAAATCTGGAATGGTTGCTGCTGTGGGGTCCATCATACAATCCCTAGGTCAAGATCCATGTAGAAAAGAACTCATGGGTACTCCTAATCGATTTGTCAAGTGGCTCATGAGCTTTAAAGATTCAAACTTGGAGATGGAACTCAGTGAGTTTAATGGTATCCCTTTGAGAACAATCGGGCGTGTGAATTATAAAGAACATATCAAGTCTGAATTGAATTTATCATTATGGTCACTTTGTGAACACCATTTACTACCTTTTTATGGTTTAGTTCATATAGGTTACATGTCTGATGAAGAAGTGAATCCGAAAGGGAAATCTCTTCTACAATCAATAGTTCATTTTTATGGTTTCAAACTTCAAGTACAGGAAAGGCTTACAAGACAGATTGCAGAGACAGTTGCTCCATTGTTGGGTGGAGATTTAATGGTGGTTGTGGAAGCAAATCACACTTGTATGATTTCTAGAGGGATTGAAAAATTCGGTAGCAATACAGCCACCATTGCTGTTCTTGGTAGGTTCTCAAATGATCCAGCAGCAAGAAGTAAGTTTTTGCAGAGCATTCCTAGCTATTCTTTGTAA